From the genome of Ziziphus jujuba cultivar Dongzao chromosome 6, ASM3175591v1, one region includes:
- the LOC107426108 gene encoding uncharacterized membrane protein At4g09580, translated as MEKNIRENGNDGDVKKDVVAVGSDNKFPLSFWEVTVASSVVLGFLLGLLGVYLTMPDSDYSFLKLPRNLEDLQILRNHLESYTSDYTAQVLVGYCVVYIFMQTFMIPGTVFMSLLAGSLFGVLKGVALVVFTATAGASSCYFLSKMIGRPLVFSLWPDKLNFFQSQVAKRRKRLLNYMLFLRLTPTLPNTFINVASPIVDVPYHIFFLGTVIGLIPAAYVTVRAGIALGELQSLGDLYDFNSMATLFLIGIVSVTPTLVSKSKS; from the exons ATGGAGAAGAATATAAGAGAGAATGGGAATGATGGGGACGTGAAGAAGGATGTTGTTGCAGTGGGATCTGACAATAAGTTTCCATTGAGCTTTTGGGAGGTCACGGTGGCTTCTTCGGTTGTTTTGGGCTTCTTGTTGGGCCTCCTTGGTGTGTACCTAACCATGCCTGATTCCGATTACAGCTTCCTCAAGCTCCCACGTAACCTTGAAGATCTTCAAATCCtcag AAATCACCTTGAGAGCTACACTAGTGACTACACTGCACAGGTCTTGGTGGGGTATTGTGTGGTTTACATTTTCATGCAAACATTCATGATTCCGGGCACTGTGTTCATGTCACTGCTGGCGGGATCCCTTTTTGGAGTTCTGAAAGGTGTAGCTCTGGTTGTTTTCACTGCCACGGCTGGAGCTTCTTCTTGCTACTTCTTGTCAAAGATGATTGGTCGGCCTCTTGTCTTCTCACTGTGGCCTGACAAGCTGAATTTCTTTCAATCACAG GTTGCTAAAAGAAGAAAACGCCTGTTGAACTACATGCTTTTCCTGAGACTAACTCCAACGTTGCCAAATACGTTTATCAATGTTGCTTCGCCAATTGTTGATGTGCCATATCATATTTTCTTCCTGGGAACAGTTATTGGTCTCATACCTGCTGCTTATGTCACTGTCAGG GCTGGTATAGCTCTTGGAGAGTTGCAATCCCTTGGAGATCTGTATGACTTCAACTCAATGGCTACATTGTTCCTTATTGGAATTGTGTCGGTCACCCCCACATTGGTGAGCAAGAGCAAGTCATAG
- the LOC107426106 gene encoding pectin acetylesterase 8-like encodes MAYTRLSRWLSLALFLFNFLTTEGGLVDITYLQNAVAKGAVCLDGSPPAYHFQKGFGEGINSWMIYLSGGAWCENVTACLKRKNLPLGSSKLMEKQFNFTGIMSNQQELNPYFYNWNIIRVRYCDGSSFTGDVEAVDPATNLHFRGARIWHAVMEDLLAKGMKNAENAILAGCSAGGLTTLLYCDEFKALFPNTTKVKCVADAGFFIDAEDIRGERTIETIYSQIVETHGSAKNLPKSCTSERKPELCLFPQYVIQHVQTPIYIINSPYDQWQVMNILVPGTADPHGNWLPCKQDVRNCSSDQIETMQQFRSKFLDALGGLLEKNSESNGMFIDSCYEHCHIDKQETWFRNDSTVVSNKKLADEVGDWFYDDKYQPLQKPDCPYPCNPTCHNVVTNFTQWM; translated from the exons ATGGCCTACACGAGATTAAGCAGATGGCTTAGTCTTGCattgtttctatttaattttcttacaaCAGAAGGTGGTTTAGTGGACATCACTTATCTTCAAAATGCAGTAGCTAAAGGAGCTG TTTGTTTGGATGGTAGCCCACCTGCTTATCACTTCCAAAAGGGATTTGGCGAAGGGATTAATAGTTGGATGATTTATCTTtcg GGTGGAGCATGGTGTGAAAATGTGACAGCTTGTTTAAAGCGGAAAAATCTACCCTTGGGTTCATCCAAGCTTATGGAGAAGCAATTTAATTTCACAGGAATCATGAGCAACCAACAAGAGCTTAATCCAT ACTTTTATAACTGGAACATAATCAGGGTTAGGTACTGTGATGGCTCATCATTCACCGGAGATGTGGAAGCCGTAGACCCT GCTACTAATCTTCACTTCAGAGGAGCAAGGATTTGGCATGCTGTAATGGAGGACTTATTAGCAAAGGGAATGAAAAATGctgaaaat GCTATACTGGCTGGTTGTTCAGCTGGAGGATTGACCACACTTCTTTATTGCGATGAATTCAAAGCTCTCTTCCCTAATACTACCAAAGTAAAATGCGTTGCGGATGCTGGTTTCTTTATCGATGC GGAAGATATTCGTGGTGAACGAACAATTGAAACTATATATAGTCAAATAGTTGAAACACAT GGCTCTGCGAAGAATTTGCCTAAATCCTGCACTTCAGAAAGGAAACCAGAGTTG TGTCTTTTTCCACAATATGTGATTCAACATGTTCAGACGCCCATCTATATCATAAATTCACCCTATGATCAGTGGCAG GTGATGAACATTCTTGTCCCTGGAACTGCTGATCCTCATGGTAATTGGTTACCTTGCAAGCAGGACGTAAGAAATTGTTCGAGTGATCAAATCGAAACTATGCAGC AATTCAGGTCGAAATTTTTGGATGCATTGGGAGGATTATTGGAGAAGAATTCTGAATCTAATGGAATGTTTATAGACTCTTGCTATGAACACTGCCACATCGATAAGCAAGAAACGTGGTTCAGAAATGATTCTACCGTTGTATCGAACAAG AAATTGGCAGATGAAGTTGGAGATTGGTTTTATGATGATAAATATCAACCATTGCAGAAACCAGATTGTCCTTACCCTTGTAACCCTACTTGTCATAACGTTGTAACCAATTTTACACAGTGGATGTAG
- the LOC107426126 gene encoding pectin acetylesterase 8-like, producing the protein MVSTRLSTRLGLVLFLLNFLRTGGFLVDITYLHSAVAKGAVCLDGSPPAYHFHKGFGTGIDSWLVYHEGGAWCNNVTTCLSRKNTELGSSKYMAKQFNFTGILSNQQELNPYFYNWNIIRIRYCDGASFTGDVKAIDPATNLHFRGARIWHAVMEDLLAKGLKNAENAILTGCSAGSLASILHCDTFQALLPKTTRVKCISDAGFFINAKDIRGVPTIETFFSQIVETHGSAKNLPKSCTSKRRPELCFFPQYVIQDVRTPIFIINAAYDLWQVSNILVPEIADPHGFWKICKANIGNCSSAQIKTMQHFRLKFLHALRGLGKNSEANGMFIDSCYVHCQTERQEIWFRNDSTLVWSKKLANEIRDWFYYDEDRPLQKADCPYPCNPTCYHNVFNITTAIQ; encoded by the exons ATGGTCTCTACAAGATTAAGCACAAGGCTTGGTCTTGTGTTGTTCCTACTCAATTTTCTTAGAACAGGAGGGTTTTTGGTGGACATTACTTATCTACACAGTGCAGTAGCTAAAGGAGCCG TTTgtttggatggtagtccacctGCTTATCACTTCCATAAGGGATTTGGCACAGGGATTGATAGTTGGTTAGTATACCATGAG GGTGGGGCATGGTGTAACAATGTGACAACTTGTCTCTCTCGGAAGAATACAGAATTGGGATCATCGAAGTATATGGCCAAGCAATTTAATTTCACTGGAATCTTGAGCAACCAACAAGAGCTTAATCCAT ACTTTTACAACTGGAACATAATCAGGATTAGGTATTGTGATGGGGCATCATTCACAGGCGATGTGAAAGCCATAGATCCT gctacTAATCTTCACTTCAGAGGAGCAAGGATTTGGCATGCTGTAATGGAGGACCTATTAGCAAAAGGATTGAAAAATGCTGAAAat GCTATACTGACCGGTTGTTCAGCTGGATCATTGGCCTCAATTCTTCATTGTGATACATTCCAAGCTCTCCTACCTAAGACTACAAGAGTAAAATGCATTTCGGATGCTGGTTTCTTTATCAATGC AAAAGATATTCGTGGGGTACCAACAATTGAAACATTCTTTAGTCAAATAGTTGAAACAcat GGCTCAGCCAAGAATTTGCCTAAATCCTGCACGTCAAAAAGGAGACCGGAATTG TGTTTTTTTCCACAATATGTGATTCAAGATGTTCGAACGCCCATTTTTATCATCAATGCAGCCTATGATTTATGGCAG GTGTCAAATATTCTTGTTCCAGAAATTGCTGATCCTCATGGcttttggaaaatatgcaaGGCTAACATAGGAAATTGCTCGAGTGCCCAAATCAAGACCATGCAGC ACTTCAGGTTGAAATTTTTGCATGCATTGAGAGGATTGGGGAAGAATTCTGAAGCTAATGGAATGTTTATAGACTCATGCTATGTACACTGCCAAACCGAACGGCAAGAAATATGGTTCAGAAATGATTCTACTCTTGTGTGGAGCAAG aaattgGCAAATGAAATTAGAGACTGGTTTTATTATGATGAAGATCGTCCATTGCAGAAAGCCGATTGCCCTTATCCTTGCAACCCCACTTGTTATCACAATGTGTTTAATATAACCACTGCTATTCAATGA